The proteins below come from a single Drosophila busckii strain San Diego stock center, stock number 13000-0081.31 chromosome X, ASM1175060v1, whole genome shotgun sequence genomic window:
- the LOC117134961 gene encoding actin-related protein 10, with product MPLYESVMQEKPPIVLDIGNAYTKLGFAAEAHPRKIIPTELVVTKTGETKQLFDYASTEELYDQLVDFLQIIFFKHLLVSPKERKFVIVENIFGQTIIRETLARVLFLHFDVSSVLFMPAHLIALSTLAVPTGVVVDIGYTETTVMPVYSGVQIMSAFKDHSYGSSAVHAEIKRQLLATGVKESLLTSSVLEDIKIRTCFVTTFERAQGLASDDESKKPVPPPSVDYGICDSDAVISVPGSLRESVYEIMFEQNNERDSLPHLILRAILECTLDVRRALVESIFVIGGGAMVMGLQSRLKQELQQLLANDSYYAERFHGELQFKFYQSIGKQNFTAWLGGALCGATDLIQTRSLTKEAYLRHEHVPDWSNLGDNRQAG from the exons ATGCCACTTTATGAGAGCGTAATGCAAGAGAAGCCACCAATTGTGCTGGACATTGGCAATGCATACACCAA aCTGGGATTTGCGGCTGAGGCGCATCCGCGTAAAATTATACCCACGGAGTTAGTGGTGACCAAGACTGGCGAGACAAAGCAGTTATTTGATTATGCCAGCACTGAGGAGCTTTATGACCAACTTGTGGACTTTTTGCAAATCATATTCTTCAA ACATCTGTTGGTTAGCCCCAAAGAGCGCAAATTTGTGATAGTGGAAAACATTTTTGGTCAAACAATTATACGCGAGACACTGGCACGTGTGCTATTTCTACACTTTGATGTCTCCTCGGTGCTGTTTATGCCAGCGCATCTCATAGCGCTCTCTACGCTGGCCGTGCCAACGGGCGTGGTGGTGGACATTGGCTACACCGAGACAACCGTTATGCCAGTCTACAGCGGCGTACAGATTATGTCAGCTTTCAAGGATCACAGCTacggcagcagcgctgtgcATGCAGAGATTAAACGtcagctgctggccacagGGGTGAAGGAATCATTGCTTACGTCAAGCGTGCTTGAGGACATTAAAATACGCACCTGCTTTGTTACCACATTTGAGCGTGCGCAGGGTTTGGCAAGCGATGATGAAAGCAAGAAGCCTGTGCCACCTCCAAGCGTGGATTATGGCATTTGTGATAGCGATGCGGTCATTAGCGTGCCCGGCAGCCTCCGCGAATCCGTTTACGAGATCATGTTTGAGCAAAATAACGAACGCGACAGCCTGCCGCATCTCATATTGCGTGCCATACTGGAGTGTACGCTGGACGTGCGTCGCGCTTTGGTTGAAAGCATATTTGTAATTGGCGGCGGTGCCATGGTTATGGGCTTGCAATCACGTCTTAAGCAggagctgcaacagctgctggccaacgATAGCTACTATGCCGAGCGGTTTCATGGTGAACTGCAGTTCAAGTTCTATCAGTCCAttggcaagcaaaactttaCCGCCTGGCTAGGTGGCGCACTCTGTGGTGCCACGGATCTAATACAAACGCGTTCTCTTACAAAGGAGGCATACTTGCGGCATGAGCACGTGCCCGACTGGAGCAATCTGGGCGATAATAGGCAAGCAGGCTAA
- the LOC108605326 gene encoding CWF19-like protein 2 homolog translates to MSYIQFESAREKEKARQELREARSELLQQAKERAEQRKKREIQKELRGESNWMLPDLANRLDKIAKTATSQSKKSSKKKSKHKSKSKSKAEKSKKSNRKKHKKQKYSSSSDSSSDSESDASSSSSTSSRSEERERKRHKKSKKRRRQSDSSSDEWVESKPIVEVEAQTTLQRDSWMTNSDALMLKTFSKERKEAPKPNEKVQQIDAYNPAKSKHELNPYWKSNGTGLPGFQKPSVDDEKDNTTAEIARKAQKPASSTRSWQKPNASHRERRTSTSSESSQSSVEVDGEECESQSEATITDEYINGLASKALKAELKGNLELAAKLKGTMESAKKLRADILSGKKPVRPVTTSATKSKKQQEHVVLTRTDATGNVRPLMQACSGSAQLDPNSLYGGRKGEKRSKKKVDTHVDGERVRYFADDDRYDIKQMFEREKHATAAESNLQYADIVSKHKNPNDDLEDIFADKVRKFISKEDAEKRELKQAIREHEKLASTLENCERCFDSDKLDKQLLVSMGEKIYMSLPWYVGLQQGHCILTTMQHVSACTQLDEDAWEELSNYRKALTRMFAAQRKDVVFYEIANKLHRRPHLSVHCIPIPESHAELAPFYFKKAIEESEQEWCINKQLVSLRQKSLRAAIPKGLPYVWVNFGMESGFAHVIEDQDRFPANFAQEIIGGMLELNPNTWRKASKEKKPIDKVKSFAEKWKKFDCTEQ, encoded by the exons ATGAGTTATATACAATTTGAGAGCGCGCGTGAAAAGGAAAAGGCACGACAGGAACTGCGTGAAGCACGGTCAGAGTTGTTGCAACAG GCCAAAGAGCGGGCTGAGCAACGTAAGAAGCGCGAGATACAAAAGGAGCTGCGTGGGGAAAGCAATTGGATGCTGCCTGATTTGGCAAACAGATTAGATAAGATAGCCAAGACTGCGACGAGCCAATCGAAAAAGTCCAGCAAAAAGAAGAGCAAGCACAAGTCCAAATCCAAATCAAAAGCAGAAAAATCGAAAAAGTCAAACAGAAAGAAGcacaagaaacaaaaatacagcagcagcagcgacagtaGTAGCGATAGTGAGAGTGACGCCTCAAGCAGCTCCTCCACAAGCTCTCGCTCTGaggagcgagagcgcaagcgaCACAAGAAGTCAAAAAAAAGGCGTAGgcaaagcgacagcagctcTGACGAATGGGTGGAAAGCAAGCCTATTGTAGAGGTTGAGGCACAGACCACACTGCAGAGGGATAGCTGGATGACTAACAGCGATGCGCTCATGCTCAAAACATTTTCCAAAGAGCGGAAAGAGGCGCCCAAGCCAAATGAAAAGGTTCAGCAAATTGATGCTTATAATCCTGCCAAAAGCAAGCACGAGTTAAACCCATATTGGAAAAGCAATGGCACTGGTCTTCCGGGTTTTCAAAAGCCTAGTGTGGACGATGAGAAGGATAATACTACTGCTGAAATTGCTAGGAAAGCTCAAAAGCCCGCCAGCAGTACACGCAGCTGGCAAAAACCCAACGCTAGCCACCGAGAAAGACGCACGTCAACTTCGTCTGAATCTAGCCAAAGCAGCGTGGAGGTGGACGGAGAGGAGTGCGAGAGTCAATCAGAAGCAACCATAACGGATGAGTACATCAATGGATTGGCCAGCAAGGCGCTTAAAGCCGAACTCAAGGGCAATCTAGAGCTGGCCGCTAAGCTCAAAGGAACTATGGAAAGCGCAAAAAAGTTACGAGCCGATATACTCTCTGGCAAAAAGCCAGTCAGGCCCGTcacaacatcagcaaccaaatcCAAAAAGCAGCAGGAACATGTGGTGCTTACCCGCACTGATGCCACCGGAAATGTGCGTCCATTAATGCAGGCATGTTCTGGCTCTGCGCAGCTTGATCCCAATTCTTTATACGGTGGCCGCAAGGGCGAGAAGCGCAGCAAGAAAAAAGTAGATACTCATGTTGATGGTGAACGTGTGCGTTACTTTGCGGACGATGATCGTTATGATATTAAACAGATG TTTGAGCGTGAGAAGCATGCAACTGCAGCCGAGTCGAATCTGCAGTACGCTGATATAGTGTCGAAGCATAAAAATCCCAATGATGATCTGGAGGATATATTTGCGGACAAGGTTcgcaaatttatttcaaaggAAGATGCTGAAAAACGTGAGCTAAAACAGGCCATTAGGGAGCATGAGAAGCTGGCCAGCACTCTGGAGAATTGTGAACGCTGCTTTGACTCTGACAAGCTGGACAAGCAGCTGCTAGTGTCTATGGGCGAGAAAATCTACATGAGCTTGCCCTGGTATGTGGGCCTACAACAGGGTCATTGCATCTTGACTACAATGCAGCATGTGTCTGCATGCACGCAATTGGATGAGGATGCCTGGGAGGAGCTGAGCAACTACAGAAAAGCGCTGACACGCATGTTTGCAGCGCAACGCAAAGATGTTGTCTTCTACGAAATTGCCAACAAGCTGCACAGGCGTCCACATCTTAGTGTACATTGTATACCTATTCCAGAGTCGCACGCTGAGCTGGCGCcgttttattttaagaaagCTATTGAGGAGTCTGAACAGGAGTGGTGCATTAATAAGCAGCTAGTATCATTGCGGCAGAAATCGCTACGTGCAGCCATACCCAAGGGATTGCCATATGTATGGGTAAACTTTGGGATGGAGTCCGGCTTTGCGCATGTCATCGAAGATCAAGATCGTTTTCCGGCCAATTTTGCGCAG GAAATTATTGGTGGTATGTTGGAGTTGAATCCAAATACTTGGCGCAAAGCAAGCAAGGAAAAGAAACCCATTGATAAAGTTAAGTCTTTTGCtgaaaaatggaaaaagtttGACTGCACAGAAcagtaa
- the LOC117134960 gene encoding uncharacterized protein LOC117134960, translated as MEKNIILNPSGKCVLCAEQSGLVCQRCGDFYCGKDCQIRDWQRHRYICAPLPALVHPNACSALGDAVLPMLPLSNVVTKKAETTTDNNNIAVDESNAGNGLEKKQDQLKCTSQVKNAELQSAATDAMAIGNMSNCDTTNGTIPKKMPANNNKNNKNVSNVTPPNVTSSVESNLKAFIITGFRGPNNCSVREDNELNTKNYNDILHKINLLGKNQPKAKKLKRFSFVIAEYNDMYYRGKIIATRNDYSVRLLFIDLGIVRQVNITNLKEIRKEIIDLPCYINPVMLLDVSNYALSTKIQDFLNQFVGAKFIAKRYKSNKVELFHSDTHQLLNAQIREFCADMPLFKAPNTLSSATSTSSLCTDSSNKSNVAKATDFPLANGTVEFMDLKKSSSEESKTTGAAQGCTWVNETVKKIVEAYTAQKPNEINESIKLLDFIDFKTSSSKESETTGAAQGLKIKEDISSGDTSAFKDKLDDVTASEVFQKNPGPTLLAKLNSSMKSTAIQVTNDNTAMATNPVLLAPFPMPRLNVNPDIGLDVFIVDNKSISRGKFGAFDSTKAKDFTELHDLLAEFKDANPYRPVLREYVIAKFEDAWCRAKILDIKAAIPHTIYTVLYLEFTSSGDVTEEQIRRYPASLTVPCNTSVCLIEGFPHKLNKAQLDLLEEKMQMHSVLHLDSVRYLHDLAVIKCKTLTAALNEKA; from the exons atggaaaagaatATCATATTAAACCCTAGCGGCAAATGTGTGCTTTGTGCAGAACAAAGTGGCCTTGTTTGTCAGCGCTGTGGCGATTTTTATTGCGGCAAAGATTGCCAAATACGTGACTGGCAGCGTCACCGCTATATTTGTGCTCCGCTCCCAGCTCTTGTGCATCCTAATGCATGTTCCGCCCTAGGAGACGCGGTGTTGCCTATGCTGCCACTATCAAATGTAGTCACCAAGAAGGCAGAAACGACAACtgataacaataatattgctGTTGATGAAAGCAATGCAGGCAATGGGCTGGAAAAAAAGCAAGATCAGCTGAAATGTACCTCACAAGTAAAGAACGCTGAGCTTCAATCGGCAGCAACGGATGCGATGGCGATCGGTAATATGAGTAATTGCGATACTACTAATGGCACTATCCCTAAAAAGATGCcagccaacaataataaaaataacaaaaatgttagcaACGTGACACCACCCAATGTAACTTCGTCAGTTGAAAGCAATCTAAAAGCTTTCATTATAACTGGATTTCGTGGGCCGAATAATTGTTCGGTGCGGGAAGATAATGAATTAAATACCAAAAACTATAACGATATATTGCACAaa ATTAATCTATTGGGCAAGAATCAGCCTAAAGCTAAGAAGTTAAAACGCTTCTCTTTTGTGATCGCTGAATACAATGATATGTACTATCGAGGCAAAATAATTGCCACACGTAATGATTACTCTGTCCGACTATTGTTCATAGATCTTGGCATTGTCAGACAAGTAAATATAACCAATCTTAAGGAAATTAGAAAAGAAATAATAGATTTACCTTGCTACATTAATCCAGTGATGCTTTTGGACGTATCTAACTATGCATTAAGCACCAAAATTCAAGATTTTCTTAATCAATTTGTAGGTGCAAAATTCATTGCCAAAAGATACAAAAGTAATAAGGTTGAGCTGTTTCATAGCGATACGCACCAATTGTTAAATGCACAAATACGTGAATTCTGTGCTGATATGCCATTGTTTAAGGCACCCAATACATTGTCATCAGCGACATCCACATCATCGCTATGCACAGATAGTAGTAACAAATCAAACGTGGCGAAGGCAACTGACTTCCCTTTGGCGAATGGGACAGTTGAGTTCATGGACTTAAAGAAAAGCTCATCTGAAGAAAGTAAAACCACTGGGGCAGCTCAAGGATGCACTTGGGTGAATGAGACAGTTAAGAAAATTGTTGAAGCATATACAGCTCAAAAACCTAACGAAATTAATgaatcaataaaattgcttgaTTTCATAGACTTTAAGACAAGCTCATCTAAAGAAAGTGAAACCACTGGGGCAGCTCAAGGATTGAAGATAAAAGAAGACATTTCGAGTGGAGACACAAGCGCATTTAAGGATAAACTTGATGATGTAACAGCAAGTGAAGTTTTCCAGAAAAATCCTGGGCCCACGCTATTGGCAAAACTTAATTCATCTATGAAATCAACTGCCATACAAGTTACAAATGATAACACTGCCATGGCCACTAACCCTGTGCTACTTGCA CCTTTTCCTATGCCACGCCTTAACGTCAATCCAGACATAGGACTTGATGTTTTCATTGTAgataacaaaagcatttcaCGTGGTAAATTTGGCGCATTCGATAGCACCAAGGCAAAAGACTTTACAGAATTACATGACTTGCTCGCTGAATTCAAAGATGCCAACCCATATAGGCCAGT ACTCAGAGAATACGTTATTGCTAAATTTGAAGATGCATGGTGTCGCGCCAAGATATTGGATATAAAAGCTGCTATTCCGCACACCATATACACAGTATTGTATCTGGAGTTTACCAGCAGTGGCGATGTTACCGAAGAACAAATTCGACGCTATCCAGCATCCTTAACAGTACCATGTAACACTAGCGTTTGTCTAATTGAAG GTTTTCCACACAAGTTAAATAAAGCACAGCTTGATTTGTTGGAGgagaaaatgcaaatgcacagCGTGCTGCATCTGGATAGTGTGAGGTATTTACATGACTTGGCTGTGATCAAGTGTAAGACACTAACTGCAGCACTTAACGaaaaagcttaa
- the LOC108605720 gene encoding partitioning defective protein 6: MSKNKINTTAATAANAESNLIEVKSKFDAEFRRWSFKRHEAEQSFDKFASLIKQLHKLANIQFLILYIDPRDNDLLPINNDDNFGRALKTARPLLRVIVQRKDDLNEYSGFGTMKPRNLIGSILGHTPVKTKAPSISIPHDFRQVSAIIDVDIVPETHRRVRLLKHGSDKPLGFYIRDGTSVRVTASGLEKQPGIFISRLVPGGLAESTGLLAVNDEVIEVNGIEVAGKTLDQVTDMMVANSSNLIITVKPANQRTLTSTHRGSFSRNSQLSSGSHHTNHTNTSDELEHDDQDDIVDLTGVTLDESPTTATATVTLQAASSSPSMHHKQDASNASTVMASDVKDGVLHL, from the exons ATGTCgaagaataaaataaacacaactgCTGCAACAGCGGCAAATGCTGAAAGCAATCTAATTGAAGTTAAATCAAAG TTTGATGCCGAGTTTCGACGCTGGAGCTTTAAGCGGCATGAAGCCGAGCAAAGCTTCGACAAGTTCGCATCACTCatcaagcagctgcataaGCTAGCCAACATACAGTTTCTAATACTCTACATTGATCCGCGCGACAACGACCTGTTGCCCAtcaacaacgacgacaattTTGGGCGTGCGCTCAAAACAGCGCGTCCTCTTTTGCGTGTTATTGTGCAACGTAAAG ACGACTTGAACGAATATTCTGGCTTTGGCACCATGAAACCGCGCAACCTTATTGGCAGCATACTTGGACATACGCCAGTGAAAACCAAAGCGCCATCAATATCTATACCACATGATTTTCGCCAGGTGTCAGCCATTATTGACGTGGACATTGTGCCAGAGACGCACAGACGCGTGCGTTTGCTCAAGCATGGCAGCGACAAGCCTCTAGGATTTTATATACGCGACGGTACTTCGGTGCGTGTCACTGCCAGTGGCCTGGAGAAACAGCCAGGGATATTTATCTCACGTCTTGTGCCAGGCGGTTTGGCTGAAAGTACGGGCCTGCTGGCGGTGAACGATGAAGTTATTGAAGTCAATGGCATTGAGGTAGCCGGCAAAACACTGGATCAG GTCACCGATATGATGGTCGCCAACAGCTCCAATCTGATTATTACTGTAAAGCCAGCTAATCAGCGCACGCTTACCTCAACGCATCGTGGCTCATTCTCGCGCAATAGTCAGTTGTCCAGCGGCTCGCATCATACGAATCATACAAATACCTCCGATGAGCTGGAACACGATGACCAGGATGATATTGTTGATTTGACGGGCGTCACGCTAGATGAAAGTcccacaacagcaacggcaacagtaACATTGCAAGCGGCATCATCATCACCGTCCATGCATCACAAACAGGACGCCTCCAATGCATCTACTGTTATGGCCAGCGATGTTAAGGATGGTGTACTTCACTtgtaa
- the LOC108607241 gene encoding ubiquitin-conjugating enzyme E2 S, translating into MSSQYSNVENLSPQTIRQVMKELQDMEQTPPEGIKVLINESDVTDVQALIDGPAGTPYAAGIFRVKLTLSKDFPQTPPKAYFLTKIFHPNVAGNGEICVNTLKKDWKPDLGIKHILLTIKCLLIVPNPESALNEEAGKMLLERYDDYSQRARMMTEIHAQPAKCGAAASDAKDDDGPSTKKHAGLDKKLQDKKKEKLIKEKKRMLKRL; encoded by the exons ATGAGTTCg CAATATTCAAATGTGGAAAATCTGTCGCCGCAGACTATTCGGCAAGTGATGAAGGAGCTGCAGGATATGGAACAAACGCCACCGGAAGGCATCAAAGTGCTGATCAATGAGAGCGATGTGACAGATGTACAGGCATTGATTGATGGTCCAGCGGGCACACCAtatgctgctggcatttttCGCGTTAAGCTAACGCTGAGCAAAGATTTTCCACAAACGCCGCCTAAGGCATACTTCCTAACCAAAATTTTCCATCCTAATGTGGCCGGCAATGGCGAGATATGCGTAAACACACTGAAAAAGGATTGGAAGCCAGATCTGGGCATCAAACACATATTGTTAACCATTAAATGTCTGCTGATTGTGCCCAATCCCGAGTCGGCGCTGAATGAGGAGGCTGGCAAGATGCTGCTCGAACGCTATGATGATTACTCTCAGCGTGCGCGCATGATGACAGAGATACATGCACAG CCGGCCAAGtgtggtgctgctgccagcgaTGCCAAAGATGATGATGGACCTTCGACAAAGAAACATGCGGGGCTCGACAAGAAGCTGCAGGACAAGAAAAAAGAGAAGCTAATCAAGGAGAAAAAGCGCATGCTAAAGAGATTATGA
- the LOC108605887 gene encoding lymphokine-activated killer T-cell-originated protein kinase produces the protein METPRRKLRNLHLENVQNNSTPIQVPPSPMLKTLGHGTGVSVYRLDRSPKQGHIRSPWAVKRITQRTRATKDPLFNDRIIHEAAILRKLNHPNIVGFRGIIKSAEGVEALALELCSTSLGFILEERHDEDLGPLPAKQTFKLIIDIAQALDFLHNEAKLLHGDLKSFNVLVKGEFEICKLCDFGVTLPLDENGEINFHKNPQLAYVGTPLWSAPEIIDEVEIIDAKADIFSFGLIIYETLALVPPHMLELNDALNNSSGMELDSSQEGSLQRKQLNYTDNSDVSTREAAATGTDESVNSIKDATDYEDDDTKENDISDFVLNNLEQGYGTRPPLPVAFQLSDDYNCVVELFYLCTNAQSEDRPAARTIWQCFQKNAAVVCAAAEAGSD, from the exons atggaaactCCACGTCGCAAATTGCGCAACCTGCATTTGGAGAATGTGCAAAACAATAGCACGCCCATACAAGTGCCACCATCGCCAATGCTAAAAACACTTGGACATGGTACCGGCGTAAGCGTCTATCGTTTGGATCGTTCACCAAAACAAGGACACATACGCTCACCATGGGCTGTCAAACGCATTACACAACGCACACGGGCCACCAAGGATCCATTGTTTAATGACCGCATTATACATGAAGCAGCTATTTTACG cAAACTGAATCATCCAAATATTGTGGGCTTTCGTGGCATCATCAAATCAGCCGAGGGCGTAGAGGCGCTGGCATTGGAGTTGTGCAGCACTTCACTGGGATTTATACTGGAGGAGCGTCATGATGAAGATTTGGGTCCACTACCCGCTAAACAAACCTTCAAATTGATTATAGATATTGCACAAGCTCTGGACTTCTTGCACAACGAGGCCAAGTTGCTGCATGGCGATCTCAAGTCGTTCAACGTGCTTGTCAAAggtgaatttgaaatttgtaagCTATGTGACTTTGGTGTCACTCTGCCGCTAGATGAAAATGGTGAGatcaattttcataaaaatccGCAGCTGGCATATGTGG GTACTCCTCTCTGGTCAGCGCCAGAGATAATCGATGAAGTGGAAATAATTGATGCTAAAGCAGATATCTTTAGTTTTGGCTTGATTATCTATGAGACGTTGGCGCTGGTGCCACCACACATGCTAGAGCTGAATGATGCCTTAAACAATAGCTCGGGAATGGAACTGGACAGCTCGCAGGAGGGTTCTCTGCAACGCAAACAACTTAACTATACAGACAATTCTGACGTTTCCACAAGGGAAGCCGCTGCCACAGGCACTGACGAGAGTGTGAACAGCATCAAAGATGCCACAGACTATGAAGATGATGATACTAAAGAGAATGACATTAGCGACTTTGTGCTGAACAATTTGGAGCAAGGATATGGCACAAGACCACCGCTACCAGTTGCCTTTCAGCTCAGCGACGACTACAATTGCGTGGTGGAGCTGTTTTATTTGTGTACGAATGCCCAGAGTGAGGATCGGCCAGCTGCACGCACCATCTGGCAATGCTTTCAAAAAAATGCAGCCGTTGTATGTGCCGCAGCTGAGGCTGGTAGCGATTAA